The DNA window GTCCGGGGTCTGGTCTTTGAGCGAAGACGCAGAAGTCAATGCCGGTCAGTGGGCGAATTTGTCCGCGCTTTACGGGATTAATGCGTTTGCGTCTGTGCGCGCTGGCGCAACAGTGATGGCGACGGTGGATGCCGAGTCTGAGGCTGTGGATGGACAGCCGCTGTTTGCCTGGCAGCGGTATGGAGAGGGTTTGAGTGCTGCGCTGGGTACGGGCGAGACGTGGCAGTGGCAGATGATGCAGAATGTTGAAGATGCCGCTCATGAACGCTTCTGGCGGCAGTTGGCGCGTTTGCTGGCGATGCGGGTGCCAGAGCCTGTGACGATGATCGATAGCGGCGAGGATGTTGTGGTAGGGGATGTGCGCGATTTGAAGTTTGTGGTGCGCGATTCTCTTTTTGAACCCCGCGAAGGGCTGTCCGTTGATGTGCAGGTCGAGATACCGAATGGTGGGACGGTTAGATTGCCGATTTCTGAATCTATTGCTGAGGTGGGTGCGTATTCTGCGACTTTTGAGGCTACAGAAGCAGGATTGCACCGCGTAAGGCTCACGGCGCGAGATTCCGATGGCGCAGATGTTGGGCAGTTGGACGCGGCTGTGCTGGCGCGACCAGATCATCTCGAGTTTTTGTCTGCGCGTTATAATCCCGATTTTTTAAAACGCCTGTCTGCACATACGGGGGGCAAATTTATCGAGTTGGACGCGCTCGACGAATTGGCTGAGCAGATTCCCTATACCGATCAGGCTCATGCGCGATTGGATCGTTTTCCGTTGTGGCATTTTCCGCCTTTTTATATTCTACTCGTGTTGTTGCTTTGCGTTGAATGGTATTTGAGACGGAAGCGGGGGGAGCCATGAAATTATGGGTTTTCCCAATTTGGGTGTTGATGCTGGCACAGACAAATGCCGCTGTTTTTGATGTGATCATCAGCGGTAGTGGTGGAGAGGACGCGTATTCCGAGCGGTTTGATGATTGGGGGCAGCGTTTGCGCCGGGTGCTGATTGATCGATGCGAGCATCCCGCGGCAAATGTGCTATTGGTGAATGAGACGGGTGAGAATGCCGATGGTAATTCATCAATAAAAGGCATCCGCAATGTATTCCGCAGTTTGTCGGAGCGGATAACGTCGGGTGACGATGTGTTCATTTTTTTAATTGGTCACGGGAGCTATCGGCGCCAGGTTGGCAAGTTGAATATTCCGGGTGCGGATTTGACAGCGGAGGATCTGGATGGGTTTTTGAAGATATTATCTGCGCGGCGCATTATTGTGGTCAATGGCGCGTCGATGAGTGCGCCTTTTGTCAATGCTCTGAGTCGAGATGGGCGTATTATATGCGCGAGTACGCGCAGTACAGATCAGCGCAATGCCACGCAATTTATGCGTTTTTTCGTGCAGGCACTGGAGGATGGTAGTGCAGATCAAAATCGCGATGACCGCATTTCGGTTCTGGAGATTTGCACCCAGGCGTCTTCACTGACAGATGCCTGGTTTTTGAGTGAGGGGCTGATTGCGACAGAGAACGCGATTTTGGACGATAATGGCGATGGGTTGGGTACGCGTCTGTCCGATATCGACGCGGGCGATGGCATGTTGGCAGACCGTTGTTTTTTGCTCAATTTTCGCGTTCCCAAAGGCGCTTCGCCCGCGCTTGTCGCAGCTTATGGCAAGGCGATTGACGAGGTGCAGGCTCTGGTGAAGAAAAAAGCGACGATGGATTCTGCAGCCTATTACCAATTGTTGGAGCGCGGGTTGGTGAAGGCCGCGAAGTTGAATCGGGAAATTCGCAGTGAGAAATGAGACAGGGAGGTTTTTCATGTTGACTGACGAACAGGTGCAGCAGTTTCGAGAAGATGGGTATCTCGTTTTTGAAAGCCTGATTCAAGGCGAGCGATTGGCCTATTACAAGCAGGTGTTTGATGAACTGGTCGCAGAGGGGCGCAAACTGACCGGGGAGGTCCCGCACTGGACGCTCGAGTTGGACGAGCACGGTGACCCCCGGGCGGGTTTGTTGCACAAAATTCAGGGTGTTTGCGTGGTCGATGCCCGCGTGTTGGAACTGGCGCGTGAGCCGGTGATTTTAGACCGCGTGGCGGTATTGATTGGTGAAAATATCGATGTGTTTGGTACCAAGTTTTTTCCGAAGTTGCCCAATGGCGGTACGTCAACGGGGTGGCATCAGGATAATTTTTATTTTGGAACTGATACGGATCGCATTATCAGTTGCGGGATTTATCTGGAAGATTCAGATTTGGAGAATGGGTGTTTGCGGGTGGTGCCCGGTAGCCACCGGATGGGCGAGATTTTCGAGCACCAGAAAAATATAGGTAGGCACGGCCGTTGGACAGAGGTCGATGAATCGCAGGCTGTGGATCTGGTCATTCCCGCTGGTACGGTTGTTCTGTTTTCCGCCAATCTCCTGCACGGTGCTTATGATAACCACAGCAATCGCACGCGCTATAGCACGGCCTGGCATTATTTGCCGGAGGAACTCAATCCCGAAAAGTTTCTAAAGGGGATATACAAAGACCGGCATGTAGCGTGTAAGCATTGAGAGATAGTGCAATGGAGAATGAAAGGCGTGTGGCTGCTGGGGCGCTGCTGGATCTGGTGCAGGCGATTTTTGAGACGTGTGGGATGTGTGAAGGGGATGCACATCTGTTGGCGGATTCGCTGGTGGATGCAGATCTCGGCGGGGTGCATTCGCACGGGGTATTGCGCGTTCCCGAATACGTGAGGAAGTTGACGGTTGATGGCGTGGATCCAAATGGCAAACCCGAGGTGGTGAAGGATAATGGGGCGTGTCTGGTGGTGGATGGGGGCAATTCTATGGGGCAGATTGGGGCGGCGTTTGCGATGCAGCGGGTGATTGCTCGCGCTCGGGATATTGGTATAGCGGCCGCGGGGATTCGGGGCAGTAATCACTGTGGTGCCGTGGGGTATTTTGCGCGTATGGCGTTGGATTGCGATATGATTGGGATTGCGACGACCAATGCCCTGCCCACAATGGCTCCTTGGGGAGGTGCTGAGCGTATTCTGGGTATTAATCCCTTGAGTGTGGCGATTCCCGCGGGTAGGGAATTTCCCATTGTTTTTGACGCGGCGTTTTCTGGCTCTGCGCATGGGAAAATTCGCGTATATGAACAAAAAGGACTGACCCTGCCAGAAGGATGGGCTATGGATGCGGACGGGGTGCCGACGACCGATCCCGTAAAGGCGATAGATGGCCTGTTGATGCCGATTGGGCAATTTAAGGGTGTGGCACTGGCCATGGTGATGGGGATTTTGTCTTCTATGTTATCCGGCGCGAGCTATGGCACGGAATTGGGCAATATGGAAGATGGACCACAGGCAGGTGAAGATGGTCATTTTGTAGCGGCTATTCAGGTGGGTGCTTTTGAAGATGTGGCGAGATTCAAAGCGCGGGTTGACAAGGCGATTGAGCAGATTCATGCGTGCAAAAGGGCACCTGGGGTGGATCGGCTATTTGCCCCTGGTGAACCCGAAGCCCTGCGGCGGAATGCGTATCGCAAACAGGGCATACCGTTGAATGTCGTTACGTTAAATGATTTGAAGAAAACAGCAGAAGAACGAGGCCTGGCTTTTACGCTGGGCAGTTGATAGATTTTCCAAAAAGGAGACAAAGATGAGCAGGAAAGCTTTGATGGTATGGGGTGGTTGGCAAGGGCATGAGCCAAAGGAATGTGTGGATATTTTTGCGCCGTTGCTGGAAGCAGATGGGTTTGATGTGGATGTTCGCGATTCAATGGATGTTTATACGGATGCGGATTACATGTCGGAACTGAGCGTGGTTGTGCCTTGTTGGACGATGGGGAGTATTGAGAAAGAACAGGAGCAGGGGCTTCAAGGGGCGGTTAAGAGCGGTGTTGGACTGGCGGGGTGGCACGGTGGGATGTGCGATGCGTTTCGCAATAATACGGGCTATCAGTGGATGACGGGCGGGCAGTGGGTGTCGCATCCGGGTGGGGTGATCGATTATGAGGTCAATATTGTGCCGGAAAAAGCGGATGATCCGATTGTGGCGGGGCTGAGCGATTTTGCGATGCATTCCGAGCAGTATTATATGCATACCGATCCGGGTAATGAAGTGCTGGTGACGACGACTTTTGAGACCGATGTGGCCCCCTGGGTCAATGGTTGTGTGATGCCGGTGGTTTGGAAACGCATGTGGGGTTCAGGGCGGGTGTTTTACTCTTCTCTGGGGCACAAAGCCGTGGATTTTGATGTGCCAGAGGCAAAAGAGATCCAGCGGCGCGGTATTAACTGGGCTGCGCGTTGACCCCCCTTGACATTAGATATAAAGTACGGTATTTTAACGCTTCGCGGATTAAATTCAGCGTATTGGGTGCCGTGGCCAAGCGGTAAGGCAGAGGCCTGCAAAGCCTTTATCGGCGGTTCGAATCCGCCCGGCACCTCCAAAAATCAACCGGTCAATTTCGATGATGAGATTGACCGGTTATTTGTTTCGATTTTCTTGTCAACCGCGTTGAAATGCTTTAGATTGAGTTGGAAACAGTATCTGATATTTTGTAATGCAGGAGGGTAAGATGTCTGTGTCGATAGCGCGTTTACCGGATTGTCCAGAGGCCCTGGGCGATGGCCTGGTGGCGCAATTTCACCGGGATGGGTATCTCGCATTTGAAAATGTGTTGACTGCCGAAGAGGTCGAGGCCGCTCGGACAGCTTTGAGCGAGATCACGGGATGGCTGATGGACGAGGCACGCGCGGGACGGGCACGGGTTCGGGAAGAAAAACCCGGGACAAGGGGGAACTATGCTGGCGTTCAGGTGCAGGAATTGGATGGCGAGTTCGGTATCCACTTTGAGTCAAGTGTTGCAGACCCTCTTTCATTGGCAAATGCCGAAGCCGAGCTTAAATTTCGCAAGCTGCATGGGTATCATCAGGCGCATCCCACGTTTCGAGCTCTGGTCGAACATCCGCGTATCAAGGGATTTGTGGAACGCGTTCTGGAGCAGAAGGTGGTTTTGAAAAACGAGATGGCTCTTTCCAAGCCGCCGTTTATCGGATCGGAAAAGCCCTGGCATCAGGACAATGCCTATTTTGACTGGTTGCCTTTAGAGGCGGTTGCTACAGCGTGGATTACGCTGGACGACGCAACGGTGGAGAATGGGTGCATGCATGTGTTGCCCGGCAGACATAAGGGCGAGGCATTCAAACACGTACATACGATTGACTGTCAGATTGTGGAAGGTCGGTTGGATTATAGCGATGCGGTTCCACTGGAAATGAAGGCGGGAGGGGCGATGATCTTTTCGGCGATGCTACCCCATCAGACGCCTCCAAACCGCAGTCCGCACCGCCGCAGGGCACTGCAATTTCAGTATCGCGGAGAGAATACGCGGCAGGTTTCTCGGGAGGAATTTGGAAGAGTGTTTGCAGAGGTAGATGGAACGCCAGCCACCTGTGCGCTGGCCGAACGAGTGGATGGGTAAGTCCTGAAAGAAAGAAATTGTGCGTTTGACAAGCAGGATACCTTTACCTATTTTTTTTATACAGTGCCGAGGTGGTGGAATTGGTAGACACGAGGGACTTAAAATCCCTTGGGCTAATCGCCCGTACGGGTTCGAGTCCCGTCCTCGGCATTTTTTTATTGTACAATGCAAAAGCCCGGCAGATTGCCGGGCTTTTTTTGTGAGTGCTATTTGATTTTCATGGCCTGCACGGCTTTGATCACATCTTCGGGCGTGGGAATTGTGGCGTCTTCGAGGGGTTTGCTAAATGGTACGGGTACGTCCATTGCGCCGAGGCGGACGATGGGTGCGTCGATGTAGTCAAAGGCGCCGTTATAGACGATGGAGGCGATTTCCCCTGTGATACCAAAACTTTTATAGCCTTCGTCGATGATGACGGCTCGGGTGGTTTTGACTACGGATTCGATGAGGGTTTCTCTGTCGAGCGGAACGAGGGTGCGCGGGTCAACGACTTCGGCACTTATGCCCTGTTCGGCAAGGGCGTCGGCAGCTTCGAGGGCGACGTGAACCATGCTCGATGTGGCGATGAGGCTGACATCGTCGCCTTCGCGTTTGATGTGCGCCTGTCCAAAGGGTATGGTGTAGTCTTCTTCTGTGGGTACCATGCCTTTGAGGGCGTACATCATTTTGTCCTCGTAAATGACGACGGGGTTGTCGTCTCTAACAGCGGTTTTGAAGAGGCCCTTGGCGTCGGCGGGTGTGGAGGGAATGGCGACTTTGAGGCCGGGGATGTGCGCGAGCCAGGCGTGCAAGCTTTGCGAATGCTGCGCGGCAGAGGAACGTCCCGCGCCCATTGTGGAGCGGATGGTGATGGGCACGATGGCCTGACCACCGGACATGTAGCGCAGTTTGGCGGCCTGGTTTACGATCTGGTCCATTGCCAGGGTGATGAAGTCGCCAAACATGATATCGACAATGGGGCGCGAGCCGGTAAGTGCAGCACCAACGCCAAGGCCTACGAGACCCGCTTCTGCAATGGGCGTGTCGATGACGCGGTCGTCGCCAAATTCGTCGTGCAAACCGAGGAGGACTTTGAATACGGTGCCCGCTTTGCCGACGTCTTCGCCCATGAGAAAGACTGTGGGATCGCGGCGCATTTCTTCGGCCATGGCTTCTTTGACGGCTTCGCCATAAGTCAGTTCACGCATAGACATGTTGATGGACCTCCTCGACATCGGGATAAGGCGCGGCTTTGGCAGCTTCGAGCGCG is part of the Gemmatimonadota bacterium genome and encodes:
- a CDS encoding phytanoyl-CoA dioxygenase family protein; amino-acid sequence: MLTDEQVQQFREDGYLVFESLIQGERLAYYKQVFDELVAEGRKLTGEVPHWTLELDEHGDPRAGLLHKIQGVCVVDARVLELAREPVILDRVAVLIGENIDVFGTKFFPKLPNGGTSTGWHQDNFYFGTDTDRIISCGIYLEDSDLENGCLRVVPGSHRMGEIFEHQKNIGRHGRWTEVDESQAVDLVIPAGTVVLFSANLLHGAYDNHSNRTRYSTAWHYLPEELNPEKFLKGIYKDRHVACKH
- a CDS encoding Ldh family oxidoreductase encodes the protein MENERRVAAGALLDLVQAIFETCGMCEGDAHLLADSLVDADLGGVHSHGVLRVPEYVRKLTVDGVDPNGKPEVVKDNGACLVVDGGNSMGQIGAAFAMQRVIARARDIGIAAAGIRGSNHCGAVGYFARMALDCDMIGIATTNALPTMAPWGGAERILGINPLSVAIPAGREFPIVFDAAFSGSAHGKIRVYEQKGLTLPEGWAMDADGVPTTDPVKAIDGLLMPIGQFKGVALAMVMGILSSMLSGASYGTELGNMEDGPQAGEDGHFVAAIQVGAFEDVARFKARVDKAIEQIHACKRAPGVDRLFAPGEPEALRRNAYRKQGIPLNVVTLNDLKKTAEERGLAFTLGS
- a CDS encoding ThuA domain-containing protein, which encodes MSRKALMVWGGWQGHEPKECVDIFAPLLEADGFDVDVRDSMDVYTDADYMSELSVVVPCWTMGSIEKEQEQGLQGAVKSGVGLAGWHGGMCDAFRNNTGYQWMTGGQWVSHPGGVIDYEVNIVPEKADDPIVAGLSDFAMHSEQYYMHTDPGNEVLVTTTFETDVAPWVNGCVMPVVWKRMWGSGRVFYSSLGHKAVDFDVPEAKEIQRRGINWAAR
- a CDS encoding phytanoyl-CoA dioxygenase family protein; amino-acid sequence: MSVSIARLPDCPEALGDGLVAQFHRDGYLAFENVLTAEEVEAARTALSEITGWLMDEARAGRARVREEKPGTRGNYAGVQVQELDGEFGIHFESSVADPLSLANAEAELKFRKLHGYHQAHPTFRALVEHPRIKGFVERVLEQKVVLKNEMALSKPPFIGSEKPWHQDNAYFDWLPLEAVATAWITLDDATVENGCMHVLPGRHKGEAFKHVHTIDCQIVEGRLDYSDAVPLEMKAGGAMIFSAMLPHQTPPNRSPHRRRALQFQYRGENTRQVSREEFGRVFAEVDGTPATCALAERVDG
- a CDS encoding alpha-ketoacid dehydrogenase subunit beta, which translates into the protein MRELTYGEAVKEAMAEEMRRDPTVFLMGEDVGKAGTVFKVLLGLHDEFGDDRVIDTPIAEAGLVGLGVGAALTGSRPIVDIMFGDFITLAMDQIVNQAAKLRYMSGGQAIVPITIRSTMGAGRSSAAQHSQSLHAWLAHIPGLKVAIPSTPADAKGLFKTAVRDDNPVVIYEDKMMYALKGMVPTEEDYTIPFGQAHIKREGDDVSLIATSSMVHVALEAADALAEQGISAEVVDPRTLVPLDRETLIESVVKTTRAVIIDEGYKSFGITGEIASIVYNGAFDYIDAPIVRLGAMDVPVPFSKPLEDATIPTPEDVIKAVQAMKIK